One genomic window of bacterium includes the following:
- a CDS encoding leucine-rich repeat domain-containing protein, whose translation MRTVTRFLFSLSACLVLSQVGCSKSPTDDDDEKDSRPPDLIADLTVINTTTYTATLQWTAPADRRDDNSAGMLQEYDLRVSYDPLTTANFASGYRIDSVQPWAPSGAIQQIVIEMLEPDSTYYFAMKTRDDKGNWSGISNCCQTHCPAIEVVTFADDALENWVRGHISKPTGDILSTDVDTMLYIDLPYAGVVSLSGVEYFLSLIGANLWGNEIVDLAPLAGLTHITGLSLGSNQITDLTPLAGLPGLRQLHISENPLTNIGPLASVASLQQLFLWGCPVTDFTPLYNLPALDDVHFASMSLTDISFMSHLTHLRICKLNSNSIVSIAPLGGLVQMEGLDLMMNQISDIGPLASLVNLNTLNLTYNSISDIQGLVDNSGLASGDFVHLSENPLSANALTVQIPALEGRGVTVTH comes from the coding sequence ATGCGTACAGTCACGCGGTTCCTCTTCAGCCTGAGCGCCTGCCTGGTGCTTTCTCAAGTTGGTTGTTCCAAATCTCCCACCGATGATGATGACGAGAAGGATTCCCGGCCGCCGGATCTGATCGCTGATCTGACGGTCATTAACACCACGACTTATACGGCGACACTCCAATGGACGGCTCCGGCAGACCGGAGGGATGATAACTCGGCCGGGATGCTTCAGGAGTATGACCTTCGGGTGTCATATGATCCGCTCACAACAGCGAATTTTGCGAGTGGATATCGTATCGATTCCGTGCAGCCCTGGGCACCATCGGGGGCGATCCAACAAATAGTGATCGAGATGCTGGAGCCGGATTCGACCTACTATTTTGCCATGAAAACGCGCGATGATAAGGGGAATTGGAGCGGGATATCCAACTGCTGTCAGACGCATTGTCCGGCGATCGAAGTGGTGACTTTTGCTGATGACGCACTGGAGAATTGGGTGCGGGGGCATATCAGCAAACCGACCGGGGATATCCTGTCGACCGATGTTGATACGATGCTGTATATCGATCTGCCCTATGCGGGTGTTGTCAGTCTGAGCGGGGTCGAGTATTTTCTCTCATTGATCGGCGCCAATTTGTGGGGGAATGAGATAGTTGACCTTGCGCCCTTGGCCGGGCTTACACATATCACAGGGTTGTCTTTGGGAAGTAACCAGATCACTGATCTGACTCCGCTGGCGGGATTGCCGGGACTTCGGCAATTGCATATTTCCGAGAATCCTCTCACGAATATCGGGCCGCTGGCATCGGTGGCATCGCTCCAGCAACTTTTCCTGTGGGGATGTCCGGTCACGGATTTCACGCCGTTATACAACCTGCCGGCACTGGATGATGTACATTTTGCCTCGATGAGTCTGACTGATATCAGTTTTATGAGTCACTTGACACATCTGAGGATCTGTAAGTTGAACAGTAATAGTATTGTGTCAATCGCGCCATTGGGCGGGTTGGTGCAAATGGAGGGGTTAGATCTGATGATGAATCAGATCAGTGATATAGGGCCATTGGCATCGCTGGTGAATCTCAATACGCTGAATCTGACGTACAATTCTATCTCGGATATCCAGGGTCTGGTTGATAATAGCGGTCTGGCGAGCGGCGATTTTGTTCATCTGTCGGAGAATCCGCTTTCTGCAAACGCGCTGACGGTTCAGATACCGGCATTGGAGGGGCGCGGCGTGACGGTGACGCACTGA
- the rpe gene encoding ribulose-phosphate 3-epimerase — protein MAKIAPSILGADFSRLGDEIASCEQAGISIYHLDIMDGHFVPNISFGPGVVKTVDRLTDHLLDVHLMLSEPEKYFEPFAKAGADYITFHLEVHPDPTKYAEQLRQLGIKPGISINPDMPVEKVLPFLEHFDLLLLMSVFPGFGGQSYIESVTPKIAAARDYVDHHHLHTQIEVDGGIDRNNARKVVEAGADLLVMGTGFFGVTERKSLVNEIERIPARPSRK, from the coding sequence ATGGCAAAAATCGCACCCTCGATCCTCGGCGCCGATTTCTCCCGTTTGGGGGACGAGATCGCCAGTTGTGAACAGGCCGGAATTTCCATCTATCATTTGGATATCATGGATGGCCACTTTGTCCCGAATATCTCGTTTGGTCCGGGAGTGGTGAAAACGGTCGACAGACTGACCGATCATTTGCTCGATGTCCATTTGATGCTGAGCGAACCGGAGAAATATTTTGAGCCGTTCGCCAAAGCGGGGGCGGACTATATCACTTTCCATCTGGAAGTGCATCCTGACCCCACGAAATATGCCGAGCAGCTTCGGCAGTTGGGGATCAAGCCGGGGATATCGATCAATCCGGATATGCCGGTTGAGAAGGTACTGCCCTTTCTGGAGCATTTCGACCTGTTGTTGTTGATGTCGGTGTTTCCGGGGTTTGGCGGGCAGAGTTATATCGAGTCGGTGACGCCTAAGATCGCGGCGGCGCGCGACTATGTCGATCACCATCATTTGCATACGCAGATTGAGGTGGATGGGGGGATCGATCGGAACAACGCAAGGAAAGTAGTTGAGGCGGGGGCGGATCTGTTGGTGATGGGGACCGGCTTTTTCGGCGTAACAGAGCGTAAATCTTTGGTCAATGAGATAGAACGGATTCCCGCGCGACCCTCGCGCAAATAA
- a CDS encoding glucose-6-phosphate isomerase, protein MKIAAGKIERQYERMVKRGVEAALMPLLMQREASVFGGDAALEKLIGNRLGWVDVALAMRKQVKAISSFGESAIKSGIDHVVLMGMGGSSLCPEVFNLMFGTHPKLTSFHVLDSTDPNAITAVARAVDLKRTLFIVASKSGGTIETRSQEAYFLARLRELQVKTPGRQFVAITDPGSGLEAFAKANKYRKIFLNPADIGGRYSALSLFGLVPGFFAGVDLGKLLDDAREMQEMIAERGDESNPALALGGFMAAGWKEGVDKMTIVASKKTAPFVPWIEQLVAESTGKKGRGVVPIEAEPVGAVDSYGSDRMYVFLKLASETAKEQVALKRKLQMLRAPVVEITLPSVNSLGGQFLLWEAATAAAGFFMGINPFDEPNVTESKENTKAILEKYSKSRRFPLHRGAVSKALTLVTLGEGKGKAGSVEEALSKFFAGAKPNKYVAILNYFKSDRRTESILAEMRATIRDATGCATLRGYGPRFLHSIGQLYKGGDATGMFIVLVRRDYGKAVIPNQPFGFGELITAQAIGDSQALIKRKLPTVVIEVDGSPAEGLEQLYRHIKKIVSK, encoded by the coding sequence GTGAAAATAGCAGCCGGGAAGATCGAACGACAATATGAGCGGATGGTTAAGCGGGGAGTGGAAGCGGCGTTGATGCCGTTGTTGATGCAACGGGAAGCATCGGTTTTTGGCGGCGATGCCGCACTCGAAAAACTGATCGGCAATCGGCTTGGGTGGGTGGATGTCGCGCTGGCCATGCGGAAGCAGGTAAAAGCGATCAGTTCATTTGGCGAAAGCGCGATCAAAAGCGGGATCGACCATGTTGTGTTGATGGGGATGGGGGGATCATCGCTTTGTCCCGAGGTATTCAACCTGATGTTCGGGACACATCCTAAGTTGACCTCGTTTCATGTGCTTGATTCAACTGATCCCAATGCAATAACTGCTGTCGCACGCGCGGTAGATCTGAAACGGACCTTATTTATTGTCGCCTCCAAATCAGGCGGGACAATAGAGACGCGCTCGCAGGAAGCTTATTTCCTGGCGCGGTTGAGAGAATTGCAGGTGAAAACGCCGGGGCGCCAGTTTGTAGCGATCACTGATCCCGGGAGCGGGCTGGAAGCATTCGCCAAGGCGAACAAGTATCGGAAGATCTTCCTCAATCCGGCGGATATCGGCGGGCGCTATTCGGCGCTCTCGCTCTTTGGATTGGTTCCGGGATTTTTCGCCGGAGTAGATCTTGGCAAGTTGCTGGATGATGCTCGCGAGATGCAGGAGATGATCGCGGAGCGCGGGGATGAATCAAATCCGGCGCTGGCACTGGGTGGATTTATGGCGGCAGGATGGAAGGAGGGGGTCGATAAGATGACGATCGTCGCCTCCAAAAAGACCGCGCCATTTGTGCCGTGGATCGAGCAGCTTGTCGCTGAGTCGACCGGCAAGAAAGGCCGCGGAGTTGTGCCGATCGAGGCGGAGCCGGTAGGCGCCGTCGATTCGTACGGCTCTGATCGGATGTATGTCTTTCTCAAGCTGGCGAGCGAAACGGCGAAGGAGCAGGTAGCGCTCAAGAGAAAGCTCCAGATGCTTCGCGCTCCGGTAGTCGAGATAACGTTGCCATCGGTCAACTCACTCGGTGGGCAGTTCCTGCTCTGGGAAGCGGCGACGGCGGCGGCGGGGTTTTTCATGGGAATCAATCCGTTTGATGAACCAAACGTGACCGAAAGCAAAGAGAATACGAAGGCGATCCTTGAAAAATACAGCAAGAGCCGGCGGTTTCCGTTGCATCGAGGAGCAGTTTCCAAGGCGCTGACATTGGTGACGCTGGGAGAAGGGAAGGGGAAAGCCGGATCGGTCGAGGAGGCGCTGTCGAAGTTTTTCGCCGGAGCCAAGCCGAATAAGTATGTGGCGATCCTCAACTATTTCAAGTCGGACCGTCGGACAGAGAGTATCCTCGCCGAAATGCGTGCGACGATACGTGACGCGACCGGATGCGCAACTTTGCGCGGATATGGGCCGAGATTTTTGCATTCGATCGGGCAATTGTATAAGGGGGGAGATGCGACCGGTATGTTCATCGTGCTGGTTCGTCGCGATTATGGGAAAGCGGTCATACCGAATCAGCCGTTTGGATTCGGGGAGTTGATCACGGCGCAGGCGATCGGTGATTCGCAGGCGCTGATCAAGAGAAAACTACCGACTGTGGTGATCGAGGTCGATGGTTCTCCGGCGGAGGGGCTGGAGCAGTTGTATCGTCATATCAAGAAGATAGTGAGCAAATGA
- the gnd gene encoding decarboxylating 6-phosphogluconate dehydrogenase, with protein MRIGFIGLGKMGGNMVKRLRRGGHDIVVYGRNPQSVKEATAVGAVAAKSLTDLVSKLRAPRIVWVMVPSGEATEQVIHDCAKLLSKGDIIVDGGNSNYRETKRRAAEVAAKGITLLDSGTSGGIWGLENGYCMMIGGEKKGFQKAEPIFKTLAPADGYMYCGTSGAGHFVKMIHNGIEYGMMQAYAEGFEILQASEYDLKLADVCHLWNQGSVVRSWLLELSERAFKADPVLGKIEGYVADSGEGRWTVQEAIDLDVPAVTLTYALMNRFRSRQAESFSSKVLAALRAQFGGHAVVAKGAAEAKPTAKGKKK; from the coding sequence ATGAGAATAGGGTTTATCGGGCTTGGCAAAATGGGTGGGAATATGGTTAAGCGGCTACGTCGCGGGGGGCATGACATAGTTGTTTACGGACGCAATCCTCAGTCAGTCAAGGAGGCAACCGCGGTTGGGGCGGTGGCGGCCAAGTCGCTTACCGACCTGGTGAGTAAACTGCGGGCGCCGCGCATCGTGTGGGTGATGGTACCGTCGGGTGAGGCAACAGAACAAGTTATCCATGACTGCGCGAAACTACTGAGTAAAGGTGATATCATTGTCGATGGCGGCAATTCAAATTATCGCGAGACCAAACGTCGCGCGGCAGAGGTCGCGGCGAAAGGGATCACCTTGCTGGATTCCGGAACCTCGGGCGGGATCTGGGGGCTGGAAAACGGCTATTGCATGATGATCGGTGGAGAGAAGAAGGGGTTTCAGAAAGCGGAGCCGATCTTTAAGACCTTGGCGCCGGCCGATGGATACATGTATTGCGGTACTTCCGGCGCGGGGCATTTTGTGAAGATGATCCATAACGGGATCGAATATGGGATGATGCAGGCGTATGCTGAAGGATTCGAGATACTGCAGGCATCGGAGTATGATCTGAAGTTGGCCGATGTGTGCCATCTCTGGAATCAGGGGTCGGTAGTGCGGTCATGGTTGCTTGAGTTGTCCGAACGGGCATTCAAGGCTGATCCCGTTTTAGGGAAGATCGAAGGTTATGTAGCGGATTCGGGTGAGGGGAGATGGACAGTGCAGGAAGCGATCGACCTGGATGTTCCGGCCGTGACATTGACTTACGCGCTGATGAATCGCTTTCGTTCGCGACAGGCAGAGTCGTTTTCATCCAAGGTGCTGGCGGCGTTGCGAGCGCAGTTTGGCGGGCATGCGGTCGTTGCCAAGGGCGCGGCGGAAGCCAAGCCAACAGCGAAGGGAAAGAAAAAGTGA
- a CDS encoding Lrp/AsnC ligand binding domain-containing protein, translating into MTVGSYVLARFADPEMLLPAMQTVQNSTSVERWSAVDGHIHLVMKLSAPASAIPDPLKRLQGVDQMMAYDILLDEEQSKSIDPAMAHAYLFLEVEPAKLESMRKALGEIPEVLFCTTTRGGCDLVAVVTGGNFDAVDSTINEHIRMLDGLLRLKHAYILELTKL; encoded by the coding sequence ATGACCGTGGGCTCTTATGTTTTGGCCCGCTTTGCGGACCCCGAAATGCTCCTCCCGGCCATGCAGACTGTCCAGAACTCCACATCGGTGGAGCGATGGAGCGCTGTTGATGGTCATATCCATCTTGTCATGAAACTCTCCGCCCCCGCATCGGCGATCCCCGATCCGCTCAAGCGTCTCCAGGGTGTCGATCAGATGATGGCGTACGATATTTTGCTGGATGAAGAGCAAAGCAAGTCGATCGACCCGGCCATGGCCCACGCCTATCTCTTTCTTGAGGTCGAACCGGCTAAACTCGAATCAATGCGCAAAGCGCTAGGCGAGATCCCCGAAGTCCTCTTCTGTACCACGACCCGCGGCGGATGCGATCTGGTCGCCGTTGTCACCGGCGGAAATTTCGATGCCGTCGATTCCACCATCAACGAACATATCCGGATGCTCGATGGCCTGCTTCGCTTAAAGCACGCCTACATTCTCGAGCTGACCAAATTATAA
- a CDS encoding transketolase, whose product MFDSWRGFAEEELSQEWYQKLTEAAREARGQIIKMTTVAASGHPGGSMSSLEFYLMTYHMAKVDPKKPYRDDRDRVIISHGHTSPGAYAGLASAGFFDIYPALHGFRQAGSPFEGHVERTVPGVEWDTGNLGQGLSVAVGKAIYGKLKGMDFRSFCLMGDGEQQKGQIAEARRTAVKFGLSKVIAIVDYNRLQISGDVAKIMPQDIKAGWESDGWRVIEVDGHDLRALYKAMRTAYHNSGAPIMILAHTVMGKGVSFMENDAEYHGAALKPDQARKAFIELGGIVDDLDDLLNRRKQGPPPPFETPENVYPKVETGVPIRYNAEDKSDNRGAWGKALVSVAEANMNRPGFVMAVMDCDLSKSVKTDGFEKKWPSNFFQMGISEHSTAATVGAISTEQAVAIWSDFGVFGIAETYNQARLNDINHANFKLFCTHSGVNVGEDGKTHQCIDYFGLLNSTFGWKVITPADPNQTDAIVRYVLTQPGSFAVIMGRAVVPTILREDGSPYFGEGYNYRYGRMEVIRKGEGVALVCSGNMLPYGMQAWETLKGEGRRISLVSVSDWSDLDEDDLRMLANHRHLVVLEDHNVKTGLGTAIGSAMFGLGLQAQMTKIGVPHYASSGKPDDLYKMLGMDAVSVASRIRAIKITTGVKV is encoded by the coding sequence ATGTTTGATTCCTGGCGTGGGTTTGCAGAAGAAGAGCTGTCACAGGAGTGGTATCAGAAGCTGACCGAAGCGGCCCGCGAGGCGCGCGGTCAGATCATCAAGATGACGACAGTCGCGGCATCCGGACATCCGGGTGGTTCGATGTCTTCGCTTGAGTTTTACCTGATGACCTATCATATGGCAAAGGTCGATCCGAAGAAACCGTATCGGGATGATCGGGATCGAGTGATCATTTCGCACGGTCATACCTCGCCGGGGGCATATGCGGGGCTGGCATCGGCCGGTTTTTTCGACATATATCCGGCACTGCATGGATTCCGCCAAGCGGGTTCGCCGTTTGAAGGTCACGTGGAGAGAACCGTCCCAGGAGTCGAGTGGGACACGGGGAATCTGGGGCAGGGGTTGTCGGTGGCAGTGGGGAAGGCGATCTATGGAAAACTGAAAGGGATGGATTTCCGGTCGTTCTGCCTGATGGGGGATGGGGAACAACAGAAAGGACAGATCGCCGAAGCACGCCGGACAGCAGTGAAGTTTGGACTCAGCAAAGTCATAGCGATCGTTGATTACAACAGGCTCCAGATCTCGGGGGATGTTGCCAAGATCATGCCGCAGGATATCAAGGCGGGATGGGAGTCGGATGGATGGCGGGTGATCGAGGTGGACGGGCATGACCTTCGCGCTTTGTACAAAGCGATGCGGACGGCATATCACAATAGCGGCGCGCCGATCATGATCCTGGCGCACACGGTGATGGGGAAAGGGGTATCGTTTATGGAGAACGATGCCGAGTACCATGGTGCCGCACTCAAACCGGACCAGGCCCGCAAAGCGTTTATTGAACTTGGCGGGATCGTTGATGATCTCGATGATCTGCTGAATCGCCGGAAGCAGGGGCCGCCGCCACCGTTTGAGACTCCGGAGAATGTCTATCCCAAAGTGGAGACCGGTGTACCGATCCGCTACAATGCGGAAGATAAGTCGGACAATCGGGGAGCGTGGGGGAAGGCACTGGTATCGGTTGCCGAAGCGAATATGAACCGTCCCGGTTTCGTGATGGCGGTGATGGATTGTGATCTTTCAAAATCGGTCAAGACTGATGGGTTCGAAAAGAAGTGGCCATCGAACTTCTTCCAGATGGGGATCTCCGAGCACAGCACGGCGGCGACAGTCGGGGCGATCTCGACTGAGCAGGCAGTGGCGATCTGGTCGGACTTTGGGGTATTCGGGATCGCCGAGACGTACAATCAGGCAAGACTGAATGATATCAATCATGCGAATTTCAAGTTGTTCTGCACACACTCGGGAGTGAATGTGGGTGAGGATGGGAAGACCCACCAGTGCATTGATTATTTCGGGCTACTCAATTCGACATTTGGCTGGAAGGTGATCACGCCGGCTGATCCAAATCAGACGGATGCGATCGTGCGATACGTATTGACCCAGCCGGGTTCGTTCGCCGTGATCATGGGGCGTGCGGTGGTACCGACAATTCTACGCGAAGATGGCTCGCCGTACTTCGGCGAGGGATATAATTATCGGTATGGACGGATGGAAGTGATTCGCAAAGGGGAAGGCGTAGCGTTAGTTTGCTCCGGGAACATGCTGCCATATGGCATGCAGGCATGGGAGACGTTGAAAGGCGAAGGACGGCGGATATCGCTGGTGTCTGTTTCCGACTGGAGCGATCTGGATGAAGATGACCTTCGCATGCTGGCCAATCATCGGCACCTGGTCGTGTTGGAGGATCACAATGTCAAGACTGGTCTGGGGACGGCGATCGGCTCGGCGATGTTCGGGTTGGGTCTTCAGGCGCAGATGACGAAGATCGGTGTGCCGCACTATGCGAGTTCCGGCAAACCGGATGATCTGTACAAAATGCTGGGGATGGATGCGGTTTCGGTAGCGTCCAGAATCAGAGCTATAAAGATAACGACCGGGGTGAAAGTATGA
- a CDS encoding 4Fe-4S binding protein, with translation MKTVTVGLGTCGISAGGEKVFKALQDELKDHPNAFVLKETGCVGMCYREVLVEISNSSGTGHLYGEVTPERVGRIIDEDVLGNKQVEEWLVSGEQREKGFFENQVRIVLRNCGKIDPGSIDEYIAAGGYKAIEKAIKSMTQDQVIEEVLQSGLRGRGGAGFMTGLKWKFTKAAPGTKKYILCNADEGDPGAFMDRSVLESDPHAVLEGMMIAAYAIGADDSYIYCRAEYPKAVARLRQAIGQCKAKGLLGDNILGTGFKFDIKIKEGAGAFVCGEETALIASIEGRRGMPRFRPPFPAQSGLWGKPTNINNVETYANVPWIILNSGAAFAAYGTADSKGTKVFAMAGKVRRTGLVEVPMGITINQIVFDVCGGIVDDKKFKAVQMGGPSGGCIPASMGDISIDYQNIPKTGAIMGSGGLIVMDETTCMVDVARYFLSFTQAESCGKCTFCRIGTKRMLEILERICEGKGTMDDLANLDELSDQIKAASLCGLGQSAPNPVVTTLKYFRDEYVAHIVDKKCPAHVCAPLLTYTINDNCTGCVVCAKACPTNAITGERKQMHFVSQDLCIKCGKCFTVCRFDAVVKE, from the coding sequence ATGAAAACAGTCACAGTTGGACTTGGCACCTGCGGCATCTCTGCCGGCGGCGAAAAAGTCTTTAAAGCATTACAGGACGAACTCAAAGACCACCCGAACGCCTTCGTGCTCAAAGAGACCGGATGCGTTGGCATGTGTTATCGCGAAGTTCTGGTTGAGATCTCCAACAGCTCCGGCACCGGCCACCTCTATGGCGAGGTCACCCCGGAACGTGTCGGCCGCATCATCGACGAAGACGTACTCGGCAACAAACAGGTCGAAGAATGGCTCGTCTCCGGTGAACAACGCGAAAAGGGATTCTTCGAAAATCAGGTTCGCATCGTCCTGCGCAACTGCGGTAAGATCGATCCGGGCTCAATCGATGAATACATCGCTGCCGGTGGCTACAAGGCGATCGAAAAAGCGATCAAGTCAATGACCCAGGATCAGGTTATCGAAGAAGTCCTCCAGTCCGGCCTCCGTGGAAGAGGCGGCGCTGGTTTCATGACCGGCCTCAAATGGAAATTCACCAAAGCCGCCCCCGGCACCAAGAAGTATATCCTTTGTAATGCCGACGAGGGCGACCCCGGCGCATTCATGGATCGCTCCGTTCTCGAATCCGACCCACACGCCGTCCTTGAAGGGATGATGATCGCGGCGTATGCGATCGGCGCCGATGATTCCTATATCTACTGCCGCGCCGAATATCCCAAAGCAGTCGCCCGTCTCCGCCAGGCTATCGGTCAGTGCAAAGCTAAAGGTCTGCTTGGTGACAATATCCTCGGCACCGGATTCAAGTTTGATATCAAGATCAAAGAAGGCGCCGGCGCATTTGTCTGCGGCGAAGAGACCGCGCTGATCGCCTCGATTGAAGGCCGACGCGGAATGCCCCGCTTCCGTCCCCCTTTCCCGGCCCAATCCGGCCTCTGGGGGAAACCGACTAACATCAACAATGTCGAAACCTACGCCAACGTCCCCTGGATCATTCTCAACTCCGGCGCCGCCTTCGCCGCCTACGGTACTGCCGATTCAAAAGGGACAAAGGTATTCGCCATGGCCGGCAAAGTCCGTCGCACTGGTCTGGTCGAAGTCCCCATGGGAATCACCATCAACCAGATCGTCTTCGATGTCTGCGGCGGCATAGTCGATGACAAAAAGTTCAAGGCTGTCCAGATGGGCGGGCCCTCCGGTGGATGTATCCCCGCTTCGATGGGCGATATCTCAATCGACTACCAGAATATCCCAAAGACCGGCGCCATCATGGGCTCCGGCGGTCTCATCGTCATGGATGAAACCACCTGCATGGTCGACGTTGCTCGTTACTTCCTCTCTTTCACTCAAGCCGAATCCTGCGGCAAATGCACTTTCTGCCGCATCGGTACCAAGCGGATGCTTGAGATTCTCGAGCGTATCTGCGAAGGAAAGGGGACGATGGATGATCTCGCCAATCTTGACGAGCTCTCCGACCAGATCAAGGCCGCTTCGCTCTGCGGCCTCGGTCAATCCGCCCCCAATCCGGTGGTCACCACGCTGAAATATTTCCGCGATGAATATGTCGCGCACATTGTCGATAAGAAATGCCCGGCCCATGTCTGCGCGCCGCTCTTGACCTACACGATCAATGACAACTGCACCGGCTGTGTTGTCTGCGCCAAGGCCTGTCCGACCAATGCCATCACCGGCGAAAGGAAGCAGATGCACTTTGTCTCGCAGGATCTCTGCATCAAATGCGGCAAATGCTTCACCGTCTGTCGCTTCGACGCGGTGGTGAAGGAGTAA
- the queG gene encoding tRNA epoxyqueuosine(34) reductase QueG codes for MVDAQEIKRLAYQVGFDLCGICSPDLIPEARERYYLWLEKKYHGELGYLAKDPQRRSDPRLLLEGGRSVIMLGLNYYQPNSEIVPEGCGRVSRYARGRDYHKVIAKKTKEMIRGIESELGSDESAQFRWFVDYGPMLERAYAEKAGFGYVGRNGMLISRQFGSWLFLAEIITTLELLPDDPKAIKHGTCGTCKKCIDACPTGAIVEDRVVDSTKCISYLTIERPVEFDEALIPKIGDRIFGCDVCQEVCPHNFQRQKLTKHDEFLSGGVGEFIDTRKVLAMQTREDFLAMTSGTPLTRTKLEGLQRSAGWVRGEGR; via the coding sequence ATGGTTGATGCACAAGAGATAAAGCGGTTGGCCTATCAGGTCGGGTTCGACCTTTGCGGGATCTGTTCGCCAGATCTGATACCGGAGGCGCGGGAGAGGTATTATCTCTGGCTGGAGAAGAAGTATCACGGGGAGTTGGGGTATCTGGCAAAAGATCCGCAACGTCGGTCTGATCCGCGGTTGCTGCTGGAAGGCGGCAGGTCGGTGATCATGCTGGGGCTGAATTATTACCAGCCGAATTCAGAGATTGTACCGGAAGGTTGCGGGAGGGTGTCGCGGTACGCGCGGGGGAGGGATTACCATAAGGTGATCGCGAAGAAGACGAAGGAGATGATACGGGGGATAGAGTCGGAATTAGGATCCGACGAGTCGGCACAGTTTCGGTGGTTTGTGGATTATGGGCCGATGCTGGAGCGGGCGTATGCGGAAAAAGCGGGGTTCGGGTATGTGGGGCGAAACGGGATGCTGATCAGTCGGCAGTTCGGGTCATGGCTGTTTCTTGCGGAGATAATCACAACTCTCGAATTGCTGCCGGATGATCCTAAGGCGATAAAACATGGAACGTGTGGCACCTGCAAGAAGTGCATTGATGCATGCCCGACCGGGGCGATAGTCGAAGATAGGGTGGTGGATTCGACCAAATGCATCTCGTATCTGACAATCGAGCGTCCAGTAGAGTTTGATGAGGCGTTGATACCAAAGATCGGCGACCGGATATTTGGATGTGATGTCTGCCAGGAGGTCTGCCCGCACAATTTCCAGCGACAGAAGTTGACGAAACACGATGAGTTTTTGTCCGGCGGGGTGGGGGAGTTTATCGATACGCGGAAAGTGCTGGCGATGCAGACTCGGGAAGATTTTCTGGCGATGACTTCGGGGACACCGCTGACACGGACGAAGTTGGAGGGGTTGCAGCGGAGTGCGGGGTGGGTAAGAGGGGAGGGACGGTAG
- the nuoE gene encoding NADH-quinone oxidoreductase subunit NuoE has product MSDPQTNQFKPFNVDVWKFDGHAGALIPLLQSAQDTYGYVSERAIDYISHVTGIPSADIYGVVTFYAQFRTKPLGKHILKVCNGTACHVNGAKGVYEVIQDELSINYEETSDDGEFSLLSVACIGCCSLAPVITIDGETYGRLNAQKLRKILRDFKRQMKDQAKVAAE; this is encoded by the coding sequence ATGTCTGATCCTCAGACGAATCAATTCAAACCGTTTAATGTCGATGTCTGGAAGTTCGATGGTCATGCCGGCGCGCTGATCCCGCTGCTCCAGTCCGCTCAGGATACCTACGGCTACGTCTCCGAACGGGCGATCGACTACATCAGCCATGTGACCGGGATCCCCTCTGCGGACATCTACGGCGTCGTCACGTTCTACGCTCAGTTCCGCACCAAACCGCTCGGCAAGCATATCCTCAAAGTCTGCAACGGAACCGCCTGCCATGTCAATGGCGCCAAAGGTGTGTACGAAGTCATCCAGGACGAACTGAGCATCAACTACGAAGAGACCAGCGACGATGGCGAGTTCTCTCTCCTCTCGGTCGCCTGTATCGGTTGTTGCTCTCTTGCCCCGGTGATAACCATCGACGGCGAGACCTATGGACGATTGAACGCACAGAAACTCCGCAAGATCCTTCGCGACTTCAAACGCCAGATGAAAGATCAGGCGAAAGTGGCGGCGGAGTAA